The following proteins are encoded in a genomic region of Anaerolineae bacterium:
- a CDS encoding ABC transporter substrate-binding protein: MRNICATRSCTSGKRRPVCVPALLLILLMLSSAMVGGCRPVTSTDAVKIGLVAPFEGAGRELGYAVLAAVQMAIREKNAAGGIAGRPIELVALNDELEPCMSALQMEKLALDPAVMGVIGPWSPATSSSALSTADNAGIPAIRTTPCAQGTPSGALVLAPSLSAFAQAAQMRFGSASDAAFEVRIEDEELREKVRETFAGQGLQVVEGAGRASPPAGGSLIAVLGQEDFQDDTVLTDERYAQVLVLYGPYAPLLGRLLPPERRPAVYVWQYVCQGEGYRQFAQQYLRETGQVLLAPAVQAYRAARLLFQAMDTAGPALTRDKIRWALEALAEGEGALGIDWCAGAGVDWVPLSELP; this comes from the coding sequence ACCAGCGGTAAGCGCCGGCCAGTATGCGTTCCTGCTCTACTGCTCATCCTGCTGATGCTCAGCAGTGCGATGGTGGGCGGGTGCCGGCCGGTGACCTCGACGGATGCGGTGAAAATCGGGCTGGTGGCGCCCTTTGAGGGGGCCGGCCGGGAGCTGGGGTATGCGGTCTTGGCGGCGGTGCAGATGGCTATCCGGGAGAAAAATGCCGCCGGCGGCATTGCCGGCCGCCCTATCGAGCTGGTGGCCCTCAATGATGAACTGGAGCCGTGCATGTCCGCCCTGCAGATGGAGAAGCTGGCGTTGGATCCGGCGGTGATGGGCGTCATTGGGCCATGGTCGCCGGCAACATCCTCATCCGCCCTGTCCACGGCCGACAACGCCGGCATACCAGCGATACGTACAACCCCTTGTGCCCAAGGGACGCCGTCCGGCGCCCTCGTCCTCGCTCCTTCCCTCTCTGCCTTTGCCCAGGCGGCACAGATGCGGTTTGGCAGTGCGTCCGATGCCGCCTTCGAGGTGCGCATCGAGGATGAGGAACTGCGCGAGAAGGTGCGGGAGACCTTTGCCGGACAGGGACTGCAGGTCGTGGAGGGCGCGGGGAGGGCTTCTCCGCCGGCCGGCGGTTCGCTGATCGCTGTGCTCGGCCAGGAGGATTTCCAGGACGATACCGTGCTGACAGACGAGCGGTACGCGCAGGTGCTGGTGCTGTACGGGCCGTATGCGCCTTTATTGGGCAGATTACTGCCGCCAGAGCGTCGGCCGGCGGTATATGTGTGGCAGTATGTCTGTCAGGGGGAAGGATACCGGCAGTTTGCCCAACAGTATCTGCGCGAGACGGGGCAGGTACTGCTGGCGCCGGCAGTGCAGGCGTACCGCGCGGCGCGACTGCTTTTCCAGGCGATGGACACAGCCGGGCCGGCGCTCACGCGCGACAAGATTCGTTGGGCGCTGGAAGCCCTGGCAGAGGGAGAGGGAGCGTTGGGTATAGATTGGTGCGCCGGCGCAGGGGTGGACTGGGTGCCGCTGAGCGAGCTTCCATAA
- a CDS encoding glycosyltransferase family 4 protein: MRVLMLSWEYPPHVIGGLGKHVAELLPAQAGLGLEVHLVTPRLAGGEPQEHIGPAVVHRVEPAPQSEANFYTYAWQTNLLLEERASRLWSELGGFDIIHAHDWLVAFSACALKRVYHTPLVATIHATERGRGRGELHGEQSRAINDVEWWLTYEAWRVICCSQYMAEEVRGYFGTPADKIDVIPNGVDPTPFQQWEGVDLSAFRAMYALPEEKIVFYVGRIVFEKGVETLVRAVPLVLKDFPQAKFVIAGTGPHLETVQRLAWELGVGPKVLFTGRISDEDRNRLFKVADCAVFPSLYEPFGIVALEAMAAKCPVVVSEVGGLKEVVQHAETGITVYPGDPNSVAWGILHTLQHPEWTRLRVENAYRKVLEEYNWPRIAGLTIGVYQRVVEERRRVTDW; the protein is encoded by the coding sequence ATGCGTGTGCTGATGCTTTCCTGGGAATATCCGCCCCACGTGATTGGGGGGCTGGGCAAGCACGTGGCAGAACTGTTGCCGGCGCAGGCCGGCCTGGGGCTGGAGGTACATCTGGTGACGCCGCGTCTGGCCGGCGGGGAACCGCAGGAGCACATCGGGCCGGCGGTGGTGCATCGGGTGGAGCCGGCGCCCCAATCGGAGGCCAACTTTTATACCTATGCCTGGCAGACCAACCTCCTGTTGGAGGAGCGCGCCAGCCGGCTGTGGTCGGAGCTGGGAGGCTTTGACATCATCCATGCCCACGATTGGCTAGTGGCCTTCTCTGCCTGCGCCCTGAAGCGCGTCTATCATACGCCGCTGGTGGCAACCATTCACGCCACCGAGCGGGGCCGGGGGCGCGGGGAACTGCACGGCGAGCAGTCGAGGGCCATCAATGATGTGGAATGGTGGCTGACCTATGAGGCCTGGCGCGTCATTTGCTGTAGCCAGTACATGGCGGAGGAGGTGCGCGGTTACTTCGGGACGCCGGCGGATAAGATTGACGTGATTCCCAACGGCGTGGATCCAACCCCATTCCAGCAGTGGGAGGGGGTTGACCTGTCCGCCTTCCGCGCCATGTACGCCCTGCCGGAGGAGAAGATCGTCTTTTACGTGGGGCGGATCGTGTTTGAGAAGGGGGTGGAGACGCTGGTGCGCGCCGTGCCGCTGGTACTGAAGGATTTTCCACAGGCCAAGTTCGTCATCGCCGGCACCGGCCCTCACCTGGAAACTGTGCAGAGACTCGCTTGGGAGCTGGGGGTTGGGCCCAAGGTGCTCTTCACCGGCCGCATCTCGGATGAGGACCGCAACCGCCTGTTCAAGGTGGCGGACTGTGCGGTCTTCCCCAGCCTGTACGAACCTTTCGGCATCGTCGCCCTGGAGGCCATGGCGGCCAAATGCCCGGTGGTGGTCTCGGAAGTGGGGGGATTGAAAGAGGTGGTCCAGCACGCCGAGACGGGCATTACCGTTTATCCCGGTGATCCGAACTCGGTGGCCTGGGGCATTCTCCACACCCTTCAGCACCCGGAATGGACGCGCCTGCGGGTGGAGAACGCCTACCGCAAGGTGTTGGAAGAGTACAACTGGCCGCGCATCGCCGGCTTGACCATCGGCGTGTACCAACGCGTGGTGGAGGAACGCCGGCGGGTCACCGATTGGTGA